The proteins below come from a single Mustela nigripes isolate SB6536 chromosome 14, MUSNIG.SB6536, whole genome shotgun sequence genomic window:
- the LOC132001678 gene encoding olfactory receptor 2A12-like, which produces MWMPPGQNQSWVSEFILLGFSSDPTSNRVLFIAFLLLYLSSVLGNVLIITLICLDMQLHTPMYFFLCILSLLDMGYVSTTIPQMLVHLLAHSQMISFAGCWLQMYVFGALSLTECIFFVVMAYDRYVAICHPLRYTVILSWDLCTQLTAGTWACGFFFSLIHTFLTMRLPYCGPNMVNHYFCEGPSVRSLACMDTHFIEMVDLIISIFIVLVPLSLILASYIRIGQIILKIKSTQGRCKAFSACASHLTVVTLFYAPAIYIYMKPNSSYSPERDKKISLFYNVFPAFLNPVVYSLRNKDIKGAFFKVMGWGRVAW; this is translated from the coding sequence ATGTGGATGCCTCCAGGGCAGAACCAAAGCTGGGTTTCTGAGTTTATTCTTCTTGGCTTCTCCAGTGACCCCACATCCAACAGAGTCCTCTTCATTGCCTTCCTTCTCCTTTACCTGAGCTCAGTCCTGGGCAATGTGCTCATCATCACCCTGATCTGCCTGGACATGCAGctccacacacccatgtacttcttcctctgcatcctctcccTGCTAGATATGGGCTATGTCAGCACCACTATCCCCCAGATGTTGGTGCATCTCCTCGCTCACTCTCAGATGATCTCCTTCGCTGGCTGTTGGCTGCAGATGTATGTGTTTGGTGCCCTGAGCCTAACTGAGTGTATTTTCTTTGTAGTCATGGCTTATGACCGAtatgtggccatctgccaccCACTGCGTTATACTGTCATCCTCAGCTGGGACCTCTGTACACAGCTGACAGCTGGGACCTGGGCCTGtggtttcttcttctctctgaTCCATACTTTCCTCACCATGAGGCTGCCGTACTGTGGGCCCAACATGGTCAACCACTACTTCTGTGAAGGCCCCTCAGTACGAAGCTTGGCTTGCATGGATACCCACTTCATTGAGATGGTGGACCTGATCATCAGTATCTTCATAGTTCTTGTCCCACTGTCCCTCATTTTGGCCTCCTACATCCGTATTGGACAGATCATTCTCAAGATCAAATCTACTCAGGGCCGCTGCAAGGCTTTCTCCGCCTGTGCTTCCCACCTGACCGTGGTCACACTCTTTTATGCTCCAGCCATATACATCTACATGAAGCCCAACTCCAGCTATTCTCCTGAGCGAGACAAGAAGATCTCACTCTTTTACAATgtcttccctgccttcctcaaCCCTGTGGTCTACAGTCTGAGGAACAAGGACATTAAAGGGGCTTTTTTCAAAGTgatggggtggggtagggtggcCTGGTAA
- the LOC132001679 gene encoding olfactory receptor 2A12-like, whose translation MQNFPWDNHSFVSEFILLGFSRDPYINVILFNIFFFLYLSTLVGNGLIVTLIHMDSHLHTPMYFFLSVLSMLDMSYVTTTVPQMLVHLICQKKTISYVGCVAQMYIFLVLGITEGWLFSVMAYDRYVAICYPLRYKIIMTPWLCGAMVVFCGLWGISCSLVYTVFTMRLPYCGPNEINHFFCEVPAVLKLACADTSLNDQVDFILGFILLLVPLSFILASYVCIFATILKIRSTQGRLKAFSTCASHITVVTMFCGPAMFMYMNPGANASPERDKKLALFYNVISAFLNPIIYSLRNKDVKRAFLKLTGWSRASE comes from the coding sequence ATGCAGAACTTCCCCTGGGACAACCACAGCTTCGTGTCTGAATTCATCCTTCTGGGCTTCTCCAGGGATCCCTACATTAATGTAATCCTCTTCAAcatcttcttctttctctatctctctacaCTTGTGGGCAATGGGCTCATTGTCACCTTGATCCACATGGACTCCCAcctccacacacccatgtacttcttcctcagtGTCCTCTCCATGTTGGACATGAGCTATGTCACCACTACTGTGCCCCAGATGTTGGTACATCTGATCTGCCAGAAGAAAACTATCTCCTATGTTGGGTGTGTGGCCCAGATGTACATCTTTCTGGTGCTGGGCATCACTGAGGGCTGGCTGTTCTCTGTCATGGCCTATGACAGATATGTAGCCATCTGTTATCCACTCAGGTACAAGATTATCATGACCCCATGGCTGTGTGGGGCAATGGTGGTCTTTTGTGGATTGTGGGGAATCAGCTGTTCCCTAGTCTACACTGTCTTCACGATGCGTCTGCCCTACTGTGGCCCCAATGAGATCAATCACTTCTTCTGTGAGGTCCCTGCTGTTTTGAAGCTGGCCTGTGCAGACACATCCCTCAATGACCAAGTGGATTTCATCCTGGGCTTCATCCTTCTCCTGGTACCCCTTTCCTTCATTCTGGCCTCTTATGTCTGCATCTTTGCCACCATCTTGAAGATCCGCTCAACCCAGGGTCGACTCAAGGCCTTCTCCACCTGTGCCTCCCACATCACCGTGGTCACCATGTTCTGTGGACCTGCCATGTTTATGTACATGAACCCCGGGGCCAATGCCTCCCCAGAGAGGGACAAGAAACTGGCTCTGTTCTACAATGTTATCTCTGCCTTTCTCAATCCCATCATCTATAGCCTTAGAAACAAAGATGTGAAGAGGGCTTTCCTTAAGTTAACAGGCTGGAGCAGGGCCTCTGAGTGA